The Terriglobales bacterium region AGGAGTTCTGATCTCGCCCGCGCTACGCAGAGCAAGACCTGCGGAGGTGCCGATCCACAGCACACCTCCCGCGTCCTGCTCCAGACAGTTCACATCATTACTGGGCAACCCGTCGTTAACCGTATAGCTTCGCCAGCGACCGTTGGCGAAGGCACTTAAGCCATCAGCCGTTCCAAACCACATCGTTCCGTCGGCGTCTTCCAGAATCGAATTGACGGTATTCGATGCCAGCCCATCCTCGCGGGAATAAGTTGTGATGCGACCACCCTGGAGCTTGCTGACGCCACCGCTCAAAGTCCCAGCCCAAACCGTGCTGTCGCGACTCTGGTACACGGAATACACGCTGTTCCGGGCGAGCCCTGCGGTGTAGCTCTCCACTGCGAACCTGCCGTTTTGCGAATACAAGTGGGTGAGTCCGCCTTTTTGTCGCCCGAGCCATAAGCCGTCTTTGCCACCGGCAATGGAATAGACAACGCCAGTGCCCAGCCCTCCCTCAGTGATGCGCCCTCGCTCTTCCCGGTCGAGCCAGTAAAGCCCACCCTCGATGGGGGCAAACCACGTGCGGCCTTCTGAATCCACGAAGACCGGCCCGATGTGGTCAGACGGGAGACCCTCCGCGCGTCCATACGTCGCGAAGGGGTTATCGCTCAGCCGTTCGATCCCCCAGGGGCCTCCGCTCCACAGATTTCCCTCACGGTCTTCAAACACGACATTGACGACAGAAGGTGGGTTCTTGTCGAGTTGCAGTTCGGCAATTCCATGAGGGTTGACACGCAATAAGCCGGCTCTGGTTCCCACCCACAGATTGGACTGCCGATCCTTCAACATCGAAATTGCCCAAGCGCTGCGCAACACCGGAGGCACTCCATCGACCGTGATCTCGCTTCCATTCCATCGCACCACGCCGGCGTCCGTTCCGATCCACACCTCCTTGCCGATGGCGAGCAAAGAGTTGATTTTGCGACTTGGCAATCCCTTGCTTAACCCGGTCACGCGCCCGTGATCGGCGTAAAACAGGCCTGCCTCCCGGGTCCCCAGCCAGACCTTCCCATCGGAGGATTGCGCCAGCGAGATGATCGGAGAAGCTGGCAGGGCTGAAACTGGTACAAGGGTTTCGAAGCGTCCCCCGGCAAATCTCAAGGTGCCGTTGGTCAGCCCGGAGACTAGAACAGCTCCGTCAAGCGACTGAGCCATCGCCGTAATCGCGAGTTCCCTGGGCTGTAGGGAGCGGAGTATGTTGTCAAAGGTGCCTTCGGAATATCGGAGCAAATTTCGCTCCGGCAATCTCACCAACAGATTTCCCTGAGCATCGACTGTAAGTCCCAGAACTTGGGCGATGGGGAGAGAGGGCGAACCCGAGTCCGCCATGGGGCGAAAAGTCAGCCCATCGAAGCGGAAGAGACCTTTGTCGGTTCCAATCCACAGATAACCGTCGCTGCTTTGCGTGATGGCATAAACTTCGCCATGCAAACCGCGGTCACTCTCCCATCGTTCCCGAACATACTGCGAGATGAGGCGCTCGGGATCGAGAGCGTTTGCCCGAGGAATGCATGCAGTCACCAGCACTGCCCAAAGACACAGGCGTGCAATTCGCCGAATCATGGCAGATACTCGAACCGTTCAATCACAACTTCAGCCGCCTCTTTCAGAAGACGCGGTCCCCGCTGGAAGTCGTAGAGATTGATGCGGAACTTCTCATCGCCTGGCACAGGCGCGGTGGAAGCGAAGACATGCTGGGCGACGAACGGCTCGCTCTGTGCGCTTGCATTGCCGCGAGCGGTAGTCAGCGTCACCTTTCCAGGCTCCCAACGGACCTGGTGCGTGAGGGTTCCTGGGGGCGCAGTGAACCAGACTGTGTTTTGACCCACGTAGGCCGGCTGAACCACATAGCGCGCGTTCTTACCGGAGGGGTCACCCCAGCGGCTGATCTCGATGTCCCATTCTCGCGGATTCCTGTCTGCCGACGCCGCTCCGATGTCGCTAAGCGTGTACATGGCAAATACTGCCGCTGGATCGAGATTGGAAACGTCGCGCACAATCATGCGGTAGGTTCCGTAGCCCAGGCTGCGATTGAGGATCACTTGTGCGCAGGTCCAATTGCCCGGCGCTCCTGTAATTCGAAGATGTAATAAGCCGTTCGCGTCCGTCCAGACGTTGGATGGATCGTACAGATTAGTGCCGCCGCGATCGCTGGGCGCAGCCCGAACCGTCCACTCGTACCCACTGAAGTTAATGGTGCGATGCGTCTCACGGGAGGGGCTGCTGCCAGGTACTACCGCGACCGCCATCACGTACCCGTCTTGCCTGGGCAACGTCGGCGATGTTAGTGAGGGCTGATACCGGGAATCGACCAGGGCCGCGGCGTACTCGGTTCCAAGATGTGTATGGGATTCCCACGTGGAATCCGGCCGAATCTCTGTCAAGAGCCGGCCCTGCCGCGGCTCCGCCCACCACACTTTACTGTGCGCAAATACGGCAATCTGCTGTCCAGGCTTCGCCCCGCTTACCCGCCCCGCAATGACGTCCATTGTGTCCGGCCCGCCCTTGTCGGCGGGTGGAACCCTGGTGAACTCGATCCTTGGCGTTCGCGATGAGCAAGCAGGCAGTAGAAGACAGACTAGACCGGTCAGGAAGGCCCGCCGAGAGATTTTTCCCGCACTACCTAGCCGGAATGACAAACGATGTGGCATAACCGACCTTCGATAGATCTGGAGCGTGTACCTGGGAGGACTTCAATCTCCGACCCGGGCTTAGCCTAAACATTCCAACAGAATTGGCACCCTACAATGCCTGGCCAGGGAGGGTACCTCGTTTCTCTTCTCACGGAGAGTGCCCTTTTGGGGCGTTTGCTCGGGGCGGGTGTGTGCCATGCCCACAGCTTGACACAGGCAGGCAAGATTGGCCAGCGCTTGTGGATTTCAAACAGCACCACTGCCGGTTTCCGAATCTCCCTCAGGGACGAAATCCAGTTCTGTTATACTAAACAAGACGCTTTTGCCACGGTTTGCTCGTTACGCGGTGGTCACTTCTTTAGACCAGATTCATCTCCGCCTTTCCTGCCCGCCGTATTATTTGCGTGAAATTTAAGAATCAAAATGTGAGCGGTATCGCGGCTCTCGACGTGTGTCAGAGTGTGCGCGACAACTCGCTCCTCCAGAAAGAAACAAAGTCAAAATGACCACATTTTCGGAACTGCCCCTGTCGCATGCGTTGCAGCGGAAGCTGGCGGCGGCTCAATTCACCAACCTCACTCCTATCCAGGAACGTGCGATTCCTCCTGCTCTTGACGGACGAGATGTAATCGGCACGGCCCAGACTGGCACGGGCAAGACCCTGGCGTTTCTCATCCCGCTTATCGAATTACTTGACCAGGAGCCTGTACGCTCTACAGTCGCTCTGGTCTTGCTGCCGACGCGCGAACTAGCGATGCAAGTTCACGAGCAATACGAGCAATTGCGCACGAAAAACATGCACAAGGCGGCTCTCATTATTGGTGGAGTATCCGAGAAGGCGCAGATCCAAAGTCTGCGCGCCGGGTCGAAACTGGTGATTGCTACTCCCGGGCGGTTGCAGGATCTCATGAATCGGAAATTTGCGAATCTGCGCGATGTCAAGCTACTCGTGCTTGACGAAGCCGACCGCATGTTGGACATGGGATTCTTGCCGGCGATCCGGCGGATTCTGTCGGCCTTGCCGAAGCAGCGCCAGACGCTGTGTTTCTCGGCCACGATGGAACAGTCTGTGGCGGGCCTGGTGAATGAGTACATGCGCAATCCGGTTCGGGTCGCCCTGGGTTCGGTACTCAAGCCCGCCGAAAGCGTACAACTGAAGGCCTACGAAGTGCGACCGGGAGAGAAAATCGGCTGCCTCCTACAACTACTGCATGCAGACAAGGGCCAAACGCTGATCTTCACACGGACCAAACGGGGCACCGAGCGACTGGCGAAGGAACTTGTGTGCGACGGCTTCGCGGCCGCCATGATTCATGGCGATCGGTCGCAATCTCAGCGCAACGAAGCTTTGAGCGGGTTTCAGGAAGGTCGTTTCCAGGTGCTCGTCGCGACCGATATTGCAGCACGTGGTCTGCACGTGGATGACGTAGCCCATGTCATTAACTACGATGTGCCCAAAATGGCGGAGGACTTTATCCACCGAGTCGGCAGGACAGGTAGAGCAGGACTCCAAGGGCGCGCCTCGACCTTGGCGGCAGGAGCCGAAGTGCTGGAACTGCGCCAGATCGAACGCACTCTCAAGTTAAGAATGGAACGCATCCAGACTGACACGACAATGGCGGCGTTGCCGAGGCGAGTGATTCAAAACACGCTAACCTCGCGGACTCTGACGGCTTTGCCGGGAGAGGTATTTGTATAGAATCGCAAATCTTGTTGCCGGGGCGTCGAGCTCCGGCAACTTGCAAGCGTCAGGTTACCTGTTTGGAACTTTCATGATTCGCGGCGCGAGTCCTTCGCAAACGAACCTTCTTTCCGGGACTTTTTCCGCGCACGCTTCCGCGCCAAAGCCTGTTTCACTCGGCGCTTTTCGCCCGGCTTTAAGTAGTATGAGTGTCGTTTCACTTCCTTGATGATGTCTTCCGTCTGGACCTTACGTTTGAATCGACGGAGCGCATTCTCTAAGGATTCGCCCTCTTGCAATCGAACTTCTGCCATACTCAGCCTCCTACACTAGGTTTCGGCGATACGCAGCCCGCATGCGCCGACGTTTTGGTTGCGAAATCTGGTTGCCAGGGCATTAAGCCACTGGCAGTCCTGCAATCACGAGTCACTGCCGACGGGGGCACCAGGAGTCGACTCTTCCGTCCTATCCGCTTCCTCTCGACCAACATTGAATAGCGCTGCTTGCGCGGCGGCATGTTCGCGCAGTTCGGCCATCTCATCCATGCCGCCCTCCAGAGGTTTTTCCTGTTTTCGTTGGCTCCTGCGCTCGGCTTTGTCCCGTTGTCTCTGTTGCCGTGCGTGTTCCTTTTGGCGCTTTGTAAACGTTGATCGGCCTTTTGGCATACCTATCCCTCAGATATTCTTTGTTCATCGCCGACAGGCATTGGCAGCCTGACCGGAGCTTCGAAAATTACCAGCGCGGTTCGCGCGGCTGCCGCGGATGGCCGCGATAGTCATCTCGTCCTCGACCGCCTCCACCGCCAAAACGACGGCCGCCACTCCGTGGACGCTCGGACTTGGGTTTGGCTTCGTTGATGGTCAGTGTCCGTCCACCCAAATCGCTGCCATTCAGGGCCGCGGTCGCTTTGTCGGCTTCACTGGCATTGCTCATTTCGACGAACCCGAAACCGCGGGAGCGGCCCGTATCTCGATCGGTCACGAGTGTGATCTTTTCGACTGCGCCATGCGCCTCGAAGATATTTCGCAGATCGGCTTCAGTTGTACTGTGCGGCAGATTTCCAACGTAAAGGTTCTTCATTGCAATTCCTCTCTCAGTGAAGCATCTAAGCCGGTCGGTATCGGGGTTGGTTTCGATGGACGTCCTTCGGAATCTCGTGGCGGAGCGGAGAGCGTAGCTTCGCGCTGCGCCTGCGAAGTGTCAACGAGCAGCACTCGCTTCTTCTTGACTGCATCGGGAATGGGTGCGGAGAGCTGTAACGCCGGAAGCAGCAGGGTGGTCATGCCGACACCGACTGTGGCTGCGCGCGGACTGTAGTGTCCGCTGACTGACGTGCCTTTGCTGCGCGCTTCAGCAGTTCCTGGGTGCGCTTCCGCCGAGCGATCTTCTGTTTGCGTTCCCGGTTGAATCTGGACTTGTCTCCGTTCCGTGCGGACATGGTGAACTCCTGAAATGATGAGGGTTAGCCAGTTCTTGGGTGCGTAGCATCTGCGGTTAACCGGGATCCGATTGAACGCAATGTGAGTTCTGCGGACAGAAACGGACCGATCCAAGGATTACGCCTCTCGATCTCTCAATCGCGAAGGCGCGGTGTGCTCTGGCGTATCTTCGAGGTTAAGTGTTCTCAGTATATCGTGTCTGGGATCATTCCTGCTAAAAAGCTACGCGCCGAAAGCAGCGAATTGCGTTCGACTGGTACCAGCCTTATAGAGCAGCTCTCGACTACTGGAAGGATGTGCCGCAGTAGAAGATCTGATATCCCCGCAACATCAATGCAAGCCAAACTGTTAGAGCTAAAATTAAAGAACAGGCGTGAAACAGCCTCGCTCACTTGGGAAGCGGTTGAAGCCCGAGGTTTCTCCGAAGACCTTTAGATTGGCATCCCACGATGAGGCGGCAAGATCAGTTGCATAGAGGGACGAAGTTGACGGAGAGATCAGGAAGCCTCGCTGACGATCTGTTCGGTGGTCGGCACCCAACCAGTCACGAACGGATGACGGGACTGCCTTGGGATGCTTCATACCGTCGCGACGAGCCTGCTCCTTGGGATATCGGCGGGCCGCAGCCAGCGGTGGTGCGTTTGGCGTCCGCAGGCGGAATCGCCGGAACGGTGCTCGATGCAGGCTGCGGAACCGGCGAGAACGCTCTTTTCGTCGCCTCGCTGGGATTGTCAGTTCTGGGCGTTGACGTAGCTGAAACGGCCCTGGCAATCGCCCGCGAGAAGGCGGCCGGCCGTGGGGTCGAGGTTGAGTTCGCTGCAGCGGACGCGTTGCAGTTGGAGCGTTTGGCGCGCAAGTTTCGGACGGTGCTGGACTGCGGATTGTTCCACACCTTCGATGACCTCGACGAACGAAGGCGATATGCCGCGAGCCTGGCGTCAGCAACCGAGCACGGTGGAACCCTGTACGTATTGTGCTTCAGTGACGAGGGTCCCGATACTGGCCCGCACCCCATTCGCCAGGAAAAACTAAGAGGGGTGTTCAAGCCCAGCAGCGGTTGGAATATCACCTCGATCGAGGCGGAGCGCATCGAGACGAGAATGCATGTCAACGGCGCACCGGCCTGGTTCGCGACAATCAAACGGATATAGACTGATTGGACTGGTGGTGGTGATTTGCCCCCTGCAGTGAGGATTGCCCTGTTCGCAACAGTTGACACCAGCTGGGCGTTTCGCCGATCTCCTCTCGGCTGCTGCGCTCCCTCGCCACGGGCCAATCAGGCTGCTTCTGATGCTTCGGCACGACGCATGGGCGCCGGCGGTACGACGACTTCAACCAGTCCGGTCGCCACGTCATAAACGAGACCGGAGATACGCCACTTGAACGGCAAAGCAGGAATCGCCCGCAGCGCAGCAACGTCGGCGGCTACCGCCGCACGGGGATCAGTGACTGCTTTTGTTCTGAGTTCAGCTTCCTGTATCTGAAAATACTTTGCCAGCTTATCGGTCTCGCCCGCGAGGCGAGTAATGCCGCAATCGGTGTGTTGTAGCACGATGATTTGAAAATCCCCGCTGCCTCCGGGATTCTCTCCTGCAACCTCACCGATTCGCCCGAGTAGACCCAACTGCTCCAGCAATCCAGGCGTGATTCGACCGCCGATGTTACGCATCACGACGGCCTCGCCCGGTTTCAATCCAAATACATGAGCCGGGTCCACACGCATGTCAGCGCAGCCGATGATGATTGCCTTTACATCCGGCAGCGCCCGCGGAAGCGAAGGCATCAGTGTGCCCGCAGCAGATTGCTGAGCGGCATAATCTTTGTTGCGTTGTAACAACGAGTTGAAATGATCCATATTGATCTCCCTTCGAGATGTTTTGGTGAGGATTTGCTCAAATCGCTTTGAGTCGCTAACCGATTGTCGAACTCGGCGAGCGGAGCTCGTTCATGCCCTCCGCCAAGGCGCTGTAAAAGTCCTCGACAATTTTGAGGCTAACTGGCGCTCAATATCAATGTGACTACCAATGATTTGTGCGAAAGCCAATCGGTTTGCAGTTCCGGCGGACGCACGGCAGGCAGTCAAAAAGGTGGAAGATTTACTGAATGGTCCCAAATGGTCCCAAGTTTCGGAAATCTCGAATTTGGGATCGTCGCTAATTCAATGAAAAGCTTGGGAAAAGTTGGTCGGGGAGAGAGGATTTGAACCTCCGACCCCCTGGGGCTCAGCTGCGAAAGCAGGGCCCAAACCACGATGTGGGGGCCTTGACTTGCCGACAACCAGCCCGCACGGAAGCTACTTCGACTGGTTCGGAGCTCCTACCAATATCGTCGACTACGCTGTCAGTGGTTCGAGACGGTGACTGAGAAATCGGGCGGAGTGCCCAGGTTCAAGTGGGCGATCCGCCATGCACCACCTGCGTTGCTCCACAACGCACTACCCCGGAAGATGGCTGGTTTGTCCCCGATGTTGGTGCGAAATTGGTATTCGACCCAAATGACGTCGCCAAAAACGTGATAGAAAGAGGGCTTGGCCGAGAGTTGTGCGCGCCAGTGGTGAGACGGGTACCACTGTCGAAAGAATTCCATTAAACCTTCTCTTCCGTGGAAA contains the following coding sequences:
- a CDS encoding two-component regulator propeller domain-containing protein, giving the protein MIRRIARLCLWAVLVTACIPRANALDPERLISQYVRERWESDRGLHGEVYAITQSSDGYLWIGTDKGLFRFDGLTFRPMADSGSPSLPIAQVLGLTVDAQGNLLVRLPERNLLRYSEGTFDNILRSLQPRELAITAMAQSLDGAVLVSGLTNGTLRFAGGRFETLVPVSALPASPIISLAQSSDGKVWLGTREAGLFYADHGRVTGLSKGLPSRKINSLLAIGKEVWIGTDAGVVRWNGSEITVDGVPPVLRSAWAISMLKDRQSNLWVGTRAGLLRVNPHGIAELQLDKNPPSVVNVVFEDREGNLWSGGPWGIERLSDNPFATYGRAEGLPSDHIGPVFVDSEGRTWFAPIEGGLYWLDREERGRITEGGLGTGVVYSIAGGKDGLWLGRQKGGLTHLYSQNGRFAVESYTAGLARNSVYSVYQSRDSTVWAGTLSGGVSKLQGGRITTYSREDGLASNTVNSILEDADGTMWFGTADGLSAFANGRWRSYTVNDGLPSNDVNCLEQDAGGVLWIGTSAGLALRSAGEIRTPRQPSEALHGQVFGVVQDPSGWLWVVTSNEVVRVNRDRLLAGVLRDGDLREYGVDDGLRSVGGIKRQRSLVLDPLGRVWASMNSGLAVVDPAQLVDTTPPPMVHILSVSADGNPINPHSVVKV
- a CDS encoding DEAD/DEAH box helicase translates to MTTFSELPLSHALQRKLAAAQFTNLTPIQERAIPPALDGRDVIGTAQTGTGKTLAFLIPLIELLDQEPVRSTVALVLLPTRELAMQVHEQYEQLRTKNMHKAALIIGGVSEKAQIQSLRAGSKLVIATPGRLQDLMNRKFANLRDVKLLVLDEADRMLDMGFLPAIRRILSALPKQRQTLCFSATMEQSVAGLVNEYMRNPVRVALGSVLKPAESVQLKAYEVRPGEKIGCLLQLLHADKGQTLIFTRTKRGTERLAKELVCDGFAAAMIHGDRSQSQRNEALSGFQEGRFQVLVATDIAARGLHVDDVAHVINYDVPKMAEDFIHRVGRTGRAGLQGRASTLAAGAEVLELRQIERTLKLRMERIQTDTTMAALPRRVIQNTLTSRTLTALPGEVFV
- the rpsU gene encoding 30S ribosomal protein S21 translates to MAEVRLQEGESLENALRRFKRKVQTEDIIKEVKRHSYYLKPGEKRRVKQALARKRARKKSRKEGSFAKDSRRES
- a CDS encoding RNA-binding protein → MKNLYVGNLPHSTTEADLRNIFEAHGAVEKITLVTDRDTGRSRGFGFVEMSNASEADKATAALNGSDLGGRTLTINEAKPKSERPRSGGRRFGGGGGRGRDDYRGHPRQPREPRW
- a CDS encoding class I SAM-dependent methyltransferase, which produces MTGLPWDASYRRDEPAPWDIGGPQPAVVRLASAGGIAGTVLDAGCGTGENALFVASLGLSVLGVDVAETALAIAREKAAGRGVEVEFAAADALQLERLARKFRTVLDCGLFHTFDDLDERRRYAASLASATEHGGTLYVLCFSDEGPDTGPHPIRQEKLRGVFKPSSGWNITSIEAERIETRMHVNGAPAWFATIKRI
- a CDS encoding carbonic anhydrase produces the protein MDHFNSLLQRNKDYAAQQSAAGTLMPSLPRALPDVKAIIIGCADMRVDPAHVFGLKPGEAVVMRNIGGRITPGLLEQLGLLGRIGEVAGENPGGSGDFQIIVLQHTDCGITRLAGETDKLAKYFQIQEAELRTKAVTDPRAAVAADVAALRAIPALPFKWRISGLVYDVATGLVEVVVPPAPMRRAEASEAA